In Sphingobium amiense, a genomic segment contains:
- a CDS encoding LacI family DNA-binding transcriptional regulator: protein MRHHFARDIVSKAPAVTDTRSSRRQRNAPTINDVALAAGVSPMTVSRVINGEQVVRPATREKVEAAIAALNYAPSAAARTLAGGDETRIGLLYSNPSSSYLSEFLVGSLDQASRSGVDLVVEKWDEQTSVRAVVDHLQRSRIDGVVLPPPLCDFEELVGALQKAGIPAVAVATGQPRGDMLAVSIDDCHAAYEMTRHLLSLGHMRIGFIKGNPNQSASTRRFEGYVKALEEAGLPVDDDLIEQGFFTYRSGLDAAEHILALPDPPTAIFASNDDMAAASVAIAHRTGLDVPGDLTVCGFDDTSLATTIWPELTTIRQPISDMSRAAVDALVRQLKPRRGADGDTAQHQVLDYALIRRQSDAAPRTRPRTGGR, encoded by the coding sequence ATGCGCCATCATTTCGCGCGCGACATCGTTTCGAAAGCCCCAGCCGTGACCGACACCCGTTCCTCCCGCCGCCAGCGCAACGCGCCGACCATCAACGATGTCGCGCTGGCCGCGGGCGTGTCGCCCATGACGGTCTCCCGCGTCATCAACGGCGAACAGGTCGTGCGCCCCGCCACGCGCGAGAAGGTGGAGGCCGCCATCGCCGCGCTCAACTATGCGCCGAGCGCTGCGGCGCGCACGCTGGCGGGAGGCGACGAGACACGGATCGGCCTCCTCTATTCCAACCCGTCCTCCTCCTACCTCAGCGAATTTCTGGTCGGCAGCCTCGATCAGGCGAGCCGCAGCGGCGTCGATCTGGTGGTCGAAAAGTGGGACGAGCAGACATCGGTGCGCGCGGTCGTCGATCATCTGCAACGCAGCCGCATCGACGGCGTGGTGCTGCCGCCCCCGCTCTGCGATTTCGAGGAACTGGTGGGCGCGCTCCAGAAAGCCGGCATCCCGGCGGTGGCCGTCGCGACCGGGCAGCCGCGGGGCGATATGCTGGCGGTCAGCATCGACGACTGCCACGCCGCCTATGAAATGACGCGGCACCTGCTCTCGCTCGGTCACATGCGCATCGGCTTCATCAAGGGCAACCCCAACCAGAGCGCGAGCACGCGGCGGTTCGAAGGCTATGTGAAGGCGCTGGAGGAAGCGGGCCTGCCGGTCGACGACGACCTGATCGAACAGGGTTTCTTCACCTACCGGTCAGGACTGGACGCCGCCGAGCATATATTGGCCCTGCCCGATCCGCCGACCGCGATCTTCGCCAGCAATGACGATATGGCGGCGGCAAGCGTCGCCATCGCGCATCGCACCGGCCTCGACGTGCCGGGCGATCTCACCGTCTGCGGCTTCGACGATACCTCGCTCGCGACGACCATCTGGCCCGAACTCACCACCATCCGCCAGCCGATCAGCGACATGTCGCGCGCCGCCGTCGATGCGCTGGTGCGGCAGTTGAAGCCGCGCCGCGGCGCCGATGGCGACACCGCGCAGCATCAGGTGCTCGACTATGCGCTGATCCGCCGCCAGTCCGACGCCGCGCCGCGCACCCGGCCGCGCACCGGCGGCCGGTAG
- a CDS encoding alpha-glucuronidase family glycosyl hydrolase: MLARFLCWMSVVAAAALAPVARAEDGYDLWLRYRPVEAARSTDIAARTTGIVTSGDSPTLAIAVAELQRGVEGMTGRQIAPLSALRPGALVLATPRTGTAMPIDTGRLGDEGYAIRSTQMSGAPVTLIAANSDRGLLYGVYHWLRLAQGGAALDRIDLRSAPRIGLRLLNHWDNLDGTVERGYAGMSIWDWWRLPDYKGPRYADYARANASLGINGTVLNNVNAKAESLTPAYIAKAAALAHVFRPYGIRVYLSVRWTAPMELDGLKTADPLDPQVAAWWKAKADEIYRAIPDFGGFLVKANSEGQPGPQDYKRTHADGANMLAAAVKPHGGIVMWRAFVYQHDNPEDRAKQAYSDFKPLDGQFADNVMVQVKNGAIDFQPREPFHPLFGAMPRTPLMMEFQITKEYLGQSTHLTYLGPLFEEVLKADTFAKGRGSTVAKVIDGSLDGHRLTGIAGVANIGVDRDWSGSIFNQADWYAFGRMAWNPDLPAEAVAREWAALAFSPDPRIVDPVVAMMMGSREAAVDYMTPLGLSHVMATGHHYGPGPWVSDLARPEWNPVYYHKADASGIGFDRTASGSDAVAQYAPQVAKMLANPKTAPERDLLWFHHLPWSYRLKSGESLWDGMVHRYDRGVAYVEDMQRTWDSLRPLIDPERFAQTQAFLRIQRREAQWWRDASIAYFQSVNRLPLPAGSAKPAHDLDWYKAQSFPFAPGHW, translated from the coding sequence ATGCTGGCGCGCTTTTTATGCTGGATGTCAGTCGTTGCGGCGGCGGCCCTGGCGCCCGTTGCGCGGGCCGAGGATGGCTATGACCTGTGGCTGCGCTACCGCCCTGTCGAGGCGGCCCGGTCGACGGACATCGCCGCCCGAACGACCGGCATCGTCACCAGCGGAGACAGTCCCACGCTGGCCATCGCCGTGGCGGAATTGCAGCGCGGCGTCGAAGGCATGACGGGCCGGCAGATCGCGCCCCTGTCCGCCCTCCGGCCCGGCGCGCTGGTGCTGGCGACGCCCCGGACCGGAACCGCCATGCCGATCGACACCGGCAGACTGGGCGACGAGGGCTATGCGATCCGCTCCACGCAGATGAGCGGCGCGCCCGTTACGCTCATTGCCGCGAACAGCGACCGGGGGCTGCTCTATGGCGTCTATCACTGGCTTCGCCTCGCGCAGGGCGGCGCGGCGCTGGACCGCATCGACCTTCGCAGCGCCCCGCGCATCGGGCTGCGGCTGCTCAATCACTGGGACAATCTGGATGGCACGGTGGAGCGCGGCTATGCGGGCATGTCGATCTGGGACTGGTGGCGGCTGCCCGACTATAAGGGGCCACGCTACGCCGACTATGCCCGCGCGAATGCATCGCTTGGCATCAACGGCACGGTGCTCAACAATGTGAACGCCAAGGCGGAAAGCCTGACGCCCGCCTATATCGCCAAGGCGGCGGCGCTCGCGCATGTCTTCCGCCCCTATGGCATCAGGGTCTATCTGTCGGTCCGCTGGACTGCGCCGATGGAGCTGGATGGTCTCAAGACAGCCGATCCGCTCGACCCACAGGTCGCCGCATGGTGGAAGGCGAAGGCGGACGAAATCTACCGCGCCATCCCGGACTTCGGCGGCTTCCTCGTCAAGGCGAACAGCGAAGGCCAGCCCGGCCCGCAGGACTACAAGCGCACCCATGCCGATGGCGCGAACATGCTGGCGGCGGCGGTCAAACCCCATGGCGGCATCGTCATGTGGCGCGCCTTCGTCTACCAGCATGACAATCCCGAGGACCGCGCGAAGCAGGCCTACAGCGACTTCAAGCCGCTGGACGGCCAGTTCGCCGACAATGTGATGGTGCAGGTGAAGAACGGCGCCATCGACTTCCAGCCACGCGAGCCTTTCCATCCCCTCTTCGGCGCGATGCCCAGGACGCCGCTGATGATGGAGTTTCAGATCACCAAGGAATATCTCGGCCAATCGACCCACCTCACCTATCTCGGCCCGCTGTTCGAGGAAGTGCTGAAGGCCGACACATTTGCGAAAGGCAGGGGATCGACCGTCGCAAAGGTAATCGACGGGTCGCTCGACGGGCATCGGCTGACAGGCATCGCCGGAGTCGCCAATATCGGCGTGGACCGCGACTGGAGCGGATCGATCTTCAATCAGGCGGACTGGTACGCCTTTGGTCGTATGGCGTGGAATCCCGACCTTCCGGCGGAGGCGGTGGCCCGCGAATGGGCCGCCCTCGCCTTCTCCCCCGATCCGCGCATCGTCGATCCTGTCGTCGCGATGATGATGGGATCGCGGGAGGCTGCGGTCGATTATATGACGCCGCTCGGCCTCTCGCATGTGATGGCGACGGGGCATCATTATGGCCCCGGCCCCTGGGTGTCGGACCTCGCCCGCCCGGAATGGAACCCGGTCTATTATCACAAGGCGGACGCAAGCGGCATCGGCTTCGACCGGACGGCCAGCGGCAGCGACGCCGTCGCCCAATATGCGCCACAGGTCGCGAAAATGCTGGCGAATCCGAAGACTGCGCCGGAACGCGACCTGCTCTGGTTCCACCATCTGCCCTGGTCCTATCGCCTCAAGTCGGGCGAAAGCCTGTGGGACGGGATGGTGCATCGTTATGATCGCGGCGTCGCCTATGTGGAGGATATGCAGCGGACGTGGGACAGCCTGCGCCCGCTGATCGACCCTGAACGCTTCGCCCAGACGCAGGCCTTCCTGCGCATCCAGCGGCGCGAGGCGCAGTGGTGGCGCGACGCCAGCATCGCCTATTTCCAGTCGGTGAACCGCCTGCCCCTGCCCGCCGGCTCCGCTAAGCCCGCGCACGATCTCGACTGGTATAAGGCGCAGAGCTTCCCGTTCGCGCCGGGACATTGGTGA
- the manD gene encoding D-mannonate dehydratase ManD gives MPKIVDARVIVTSPGRNFVTLKIICDDGTTGVGDATLNGRELSVASYITDHVIPCLIGRDAHRIEDIWQYLYRGAYWRRGPVTMTAIAAVDMALWDIKGKIAGLPVYQLLGGASREGVMVYGHANGTSIDDTIEAALDYQRQGYKAIRIQCGVPGMASTYGVSKDRYFYEPADADLPTENVWNTSKYLRVVPELFKAAREALGWDVHLLHDIHHRLTPIEAGRLGKDLEPYRPFWLEDATPAENQEAFKLIRQHTTAPLAVGEIFNSIWDAKDLIQNQLIDYIRATVVHAGGITHLRRIAALADLYQVRTGCHGATDLSPVCMAAALHFDLSVPNFGVQEYMRHTPETDAVFPHAYTFANGMMHPGDAPGLGVDIDEELAAGYEYQRAFLPVNRLEDGTLFNW, from the coding sequence ATGCCCAAGATCGTTGACGCCAGGGTCATCGTCACCTCACCCGGCCGCAATTTCGTGACGCTCAAGATCATCTGCGACGATGGCACCACAGGCGTCGGCGACGCGACGCTCAACGGCCGTGAACTTTCGGTGGCGAGCTATATCACCGATCACGTCATTCCCTGCCTTATCGGTCGCGACGCGCACCGGATCGAGGACATCTGGCAATATCTCTACAGGGGCGCCTACTGGCGGCGCGGTCCTGTTACCATGACGGCAATCGCGGCGGTCGACATGGCGCTGTGGGACATCAAGGGCAAGATCGCAGGCCTGCCCGTCTATCAGCTTCTGGGCGGCGCGAGCCGGGAAGGCGTGATGGTCTACGGCCACGCCAACGGCACCAGCATCGACGACACCATCGAGGCCGCGCTCGATTACCAGCGTCAGGGCTACAAGGCGATCCGCATTCAGTGCGGCGTGCCGGGCATGGCGTCCACCTATGGCGTTTCCAAGGACCGCTATTTTTACGAACCCGCCGACGCCGACCTGCCGACCGAAAATGTCTGGAACACGTCCAAATATCTCCGCGTCGTGCCCGAACTGTTCAAGGCCGCGCGTGAGGCGCTGGGCTGGGATGTGCACCTTCTGCACGACATCCATCACCGCCTGACACCTATCGAGGCCGGGCGTCTGGGCAAGGATCTGGAACCCTATCGTCCTTTCTGGCTGGAGGATGCTACCCCTGCGGAAAATCAGGAAGCGTTCAAACTGATCCGCCAGCATACCACCGCACCGCTGGCGGTGGGCGAAATCTTCAATTCGATCTGGGACGCGAAGGATCTGATCCAGAACCAGTTGATCGACTATATCCGCGCCACAGTGGTCCATGCGGGCGGCATCACCCATCTGCGCCGCATCGCCGCGCTCGCCGACCTCTATCAGGTGCGCACCGGATGCCATGGCGCGACCGACCTGTCGCCCGTCTGCATGGCCGCTGCGCTCCATTTCGACCTGTCGGTGCCGAATTTCGGCGTGCAGGAATATATGCGCCACACGCCCGAAACTGACGCGGTCTTCCCCCATGCCTACACCTTCGCGAACGGCATGATGCATCCGGGCGACGCGCCGGGCCTCGGTGTCGATATCGACGAGGAGCTGGCCGCCGGATATGAATATCAGCGCGCCTTCCTGCCGGTGAACCGGCTGGAGGACGGCACGCTGTTCAACTGGTGA
- a CDS encoding MFS transporter, which produces MTQAIPKPSGKVRWIVCGLLFAAVVLSYVDRLVLPTLKPDLQARYGWTESGYADLAIWFQAGYGIAYVFFGRLIDRIGARAGYALAVALWTVGHVAHIFFTSTAGMLLARIPLAIGEAGTFPAAIAATNEWFPRKERALAIGIFNAGSNVGAILTPLIVPIIAVSLGWRWAFILTGLLTVVWLAAWLSFYRRPREKKSLSPQELAWIETDPQEPQRPVRWASLFRHRQTWAYMLGRFLIDPVWWTFLFWLPDFFNKQYGVRMLDFGPPLIAVYLLADVGSVMGGWTSSRLMGRGWSVNRARKSAMLLAALCAVPIAFAAQAPSMWIAVGLIGLACAGHQGFSANLYALPGDVFPRWMAGSVVGLGGLSGALGGMLMAKFAGVILETIGSYGPIFAVASVAYLIALAVIHLLLPRYQPVAISPAESAA; this is translated from the coding sequence ATGACGCAGGCGATCCCCAAACCCTCCGGAAAGGTCCGCTGGATCGTCTGCGGCCTGCTCTTTGCCGCTGTGGTGCTGAGCTATGTCGACCGGCTGGTGCTGCCGACGCTCAAGCCCGATCTTCAGGCACGATACGGCTGGACCGAGAGCGGCTATGCCGACCTCGCCATCTGGTTTCAGGCGGGTTACGGCATTGCCTATGTATTCTTCGGTCGGCTGATCGACCGGATCGGCGCGCGGGCGGGCTATGCGCTGGCGGTCGCGCTCTGGACCGTCGGCCATGTCGCGCACATCTTCTTCACCTCGACGGCGGGGATGCTGCTCGCCCGCATTCCGCTCGCCATCGGCGAGGCGGGCACCTTTCCCGCCGCCATTGCCGCGACAAACGAGTGGTTCCCCAGGAAGGAACGTGCACTCGCCATCGGTATCTTCAATGCCGGGTCCAATGTCGGCGCGATCCTGACGCCGCTGATCGTGCCGATCATCGCGGTGTCGCTCGGCTGGCGCTGGGCGTTCATCCTGACGGGCCTGCTGACGGTCGTCTGGCTTGCGGCGTGGCTCAGTTTCTACCGCCGCCCGCGCGAGAAGAAGAGCCTCAGCCCGCAGGAGCTGGCGTGGATCGAAACCGACCCGCAGGAACCGCAGCGCCCGGTCAGATGGGCCAGCCTGTTCCGCCACCGCCAGACATGGGCCTATATGCTGGGCCGTTTCCTGATCGACCCGGTATGGTGGACCTTCCTCTTCTGGCTGCCCGATTTCTTCAACAAGCAATATGGCGTCAGGATGCTGGACTTCGGTCCGCCGCTGATCGCCGTCTATCTGCTGGCGGACGTGGGATCGGTGATGGGCGGCTGGACCTCCTCGCGCCTCATGGGTCGGGGTTGGAGCGTCAACCGCGCGCGCAAGAGCGCGATGCTGCTGGCGGCGCTGTGCGCGGTGCCCATCGCCTTCGCTGCGCAGGCGCCGTCCATGTGGATCGCGGTCGGCCTCATCGGCCTTGCCTGCGCCGGGCATCAGGGCTTTTCCGCCAATCTTTACGCGCTGCCGGGCGATGTCTTTCCCCGCTGGATGGCGGGATCGGTTGTCGGGCTGGGCGGCCTGTCGGGTGCGCTCGGCGGCATGCTGATGGCGAAGTTCGCCGGGGTGATTCTTGAGACCATCGGCAGCTACGGCCCGATCTTCGCGGTCGCATCCGTCGCCTATCTGATCGCGCTGGCGGTCATCCACCTGCTTCTGCCCCGCTATCAGCCGGTGGCGATCTCCCCTGCCGAAAGCGCCGCATGA
- the uxaC gene encoding glucuronate isomerase, protein MTKPLRLHPDRLFPSDPATRDIARALHATVRDLPIVSPHGHTDPRWFAYDQPFADPAQLLIVPDHYVFRMLYSQGVKLEDLGVPTVDGSRVESDPRAIWRRFAEHYHLFRGTPSRLWLDWVFAEAFGIDVRLEAATADHVYDIVDAALKTDAFRPRALFERYNIEVIATTEGPLDPLDHHRAIRASGWAGRVVTAYRPDPVMDPDDPKFIDNVRRFCAMAGEEPDYAGYLRAHEKRRADFREAGATSTDHGHPSAFTANLSLEEAEALFAKAMAGPVSAREAELFRGHMLVQMARMATEDGMVMQLHPGVHRSHNAAVRERFGRDKGADIPVAGEFVQALKPLLDRYGNDPRLTLILFTLDEDVYSRELAPLAGHYPAVKLGPPWWFHDSPEGMRRFRERMTETAGFYNTVGFNDDTRAFLSIPARHDVARRMDCAWLAQLVAEHRLEEDEAFEVAHALAYDLAKKAYRL, encoded by the coding sequence ATGACGAAGCCCCTGCGCCTCCATCCCGACCGGCTCTTTCCGTCCGATCCGGCGACGCGGGACATCGCGCGCGCGCTCCATGCGACCGTCAGGGATCTGCCGATCGTCAGCCCGCACGGCCACACCGATCCGCGCTGGTTCGCCTATGACCAGCCCTTCGCCGATCCCGCGCAATTGCTGATCGTGCCCGACCATTATGTCTTCCGCATGCTCTACAGCCAGGGCGTGAAGCTGGAGGATCTGGGCGTGCCGACCGTCGATGGCAGCCGGGTCGAGAGCGATCCGCGCGCGATCTGGCGGCGCTTCGCCGAACATTATCACCTGTTCCGCGGCACGCCGTCGCGCCTGTGGCTCGACTGGGTGTTCGCTGAGGCGTTCGGCATCGACGTGCGGCTGGAGGCGGCGACCGCCGACCATGTTTACGACATCGTCGACGCCGCGCTGAAGACCGACGCCTTCCGCCCCCGCGCCCTGTTCGAGCGCTATAATATCGAGGTGATCGCGACCACCGAAGGGCCGCTCGATCCGCTCGACCATCATCGCGCGATCCGCGCGTCGGGCTGGGCCGGGCGGGTCGTGACCGCCTATCGCCCCGATCCGGTGATGGACCCCGACGATCCGAAGTTCATCGACAATGTGCGGCGTTTCTGCGCGATGGCGGGCGAGGAGCCGGACTATGCCGGCTATCTGCGCGCGCATGAGAAACGCCGCGCCGACTTCCGCGAGGCGGGTGCGACCTCGACCGATCATGGTCATCCGAGTGCCTTCACCGCCAATCTTTCGCTGGAGGAGGCCGAAGCGCTGTTCGCCAAGGCGATGGCGGGGCCGGTCAGCGCGCGCGAGGCGGAACTGTTCCGGGGGCATATGCTCGTCCAGATGGCGCGCATGGCGACCGAGGACGGTATGGTGATGCAGCTCCATCCCGGCGTGCATCGCAGCCATAACGCCGCCGTCCGCGAACGCTTCGGGCGGGACAAGGGGGCGGACATTCCGGTTGCCGGGGAGTTCGTGCAGGCATTGAAGCCGCTGCTCGACCGCTACGGCAACGACCCGCGCCTGACGCTGATCCTCTTCACGCTGGACGAAGATGTCTATTCGCGCGAACTTGCGCCGCTGGCGGGGCACTACCCTGCGGTGAAGCTGGGTCCGCCATGGTGGTTCCACGACAGTCCCGAAGGGATGCGCCGCTTCCGCGAGCGCATGACCGAAACGGCGGGCTTCTACAACACGGTCGGCTTCAACGACGACACGCGCGCTTTCCTGTCGATCCCGGCGCGGCACGACGTCGCGCGGCGGATGGACTGCGCCTGGCTGGCGCAGCTCGTTGCCGAGCACCGGCTGGAGGAGGACGAAGCGTTCGAGGTCGCGCACGCACTGGCCTATGATCTGGCGAAGAAGGCTTACAGGCTGTGA
- a CDS encoding mannitol dehydrogenase family protein — MIRLAAASLAGLPAPVKRPSYDRAAVRCGVVHLGIGAFHRAHQALFFEDALEAGDLRWGIVAASLRSSAVRDQMAAQDGLYTILVRDGVTEQARVIGAVQRVIVAPEEPEALVAAMASPDTHIVTLTVTEKGYKLDPATGALIDGDPQIAADLLSLDRPQSAPGFIVAALARRRDAGLPPFTAISCDNLPHNGARLREAVIALAGRHDATLAEWIAAEGAFPQTMVDRIVPATTAEDIASLAAVIGVEDRAMVKTEPFAQWVIEDRFCGPRPAFGPGVQIAAAVAPWEDAKLRLLNGAHSGIAYLGGLAGIGHVHEVLALPEARLFVEALWDEAETTLSPPPGLDVAAYRRALMARFDNPTLRHRTRQIAMDGSQKLPQRLLAPIADRLAAGQGIAALALAVAAWIRWQAGRDDAGHSHAIDDPLAEPIAAALRHADTPETRVQAILCLSAIVPPALAADPRLADALTGWLTLLETQGVRATLSRFARDRQEAA; from the coding sequence GTGATCCGGTTGGCGGCGGCATCGCTGGCGGGCCTGCCAGCGCCGGTGAAGCGACCGTCCTACGACCGCGCCGCCGTGCGCTGCGGCGTCGTCCATCTGGGCATCGGCGCGTTTCACCGCGCGCATCAGGCACTGTTCTTCGAAGATGCGCTGGAAGCGGGCGACCTGCGCTGGGGCATCGTCGCCGCATCGCTGCGCTCGTCCGCCGTGCGGGACCAGATGGCGGCGCAGGACGGACTTTATACGATCCTCGTCCGTGACGGGGTGACGGAGCAGGCACGCGTGATCGGCGCGGTTCAGCGCGTCATCGTCGCGCCGGAGGAGCCGGAAGCGCTGGTCGCGGCGATGGCCTCGCCCGACACGCATATCGTCACGCTGACCGTTACCGAGAAGGGTTACAAGCTGGACCCTGCGACCGGCGCGCTGATAGACGGCGACCCGCAGATCGCCGCCGATCTTCTTTCGCTCGACCGGCCGCAGAGCGCGCCCGGCTTCATCGTCGCCGCGCTGGCGCGCCGCCGCGATGCTGGCCTGCCGCCCTTCACGGCGATCAGTTGCGACAACCTGCCGCACAATGGCGCGCGCCTGCGCGAGGCCGTGATCGCGCTCGCCGGGCGGCATGACGCCACGCTTGCGGAATGGATCGCGGCGGAGGGCGCCTTCCCTCAGACCATGGTTGACCGCATCGTTCCCGCCACAACGGCAGAGGATATTGCATCACTTGCCGCCGTCATCGGTGTCGAGGATCGGGCCATGGTCAAGACCGAGCCTTTCGCGCAGTGGGTGATCGAGGATCGCTTCTGCGGCCCGCGTCCCGCCTTCGGCCCCGGTGTCCAGATCGCCGCAGCAGTCGCGCCATGGGAGGACGCCAAGCTGCGCCTTCTGAACGGCGCGCATAGCGGCATCGCCTATCTCGGCGGGCTTGCGGGCATCGGACATGTGCACGAGGTGCTGGCGCTGCCCGAAGCGCGGCTTTTCGTGGAGGCACTGTGGGACGAGGCGGAAACGACGCTCTCGCCGCCACCCGGACTCGATGTCGCTGCCTATCGCCGCGCGCTGATGGCGCGTTTCGACAATCCGACACTGCGCCACCGCACGCGGCAGATCGCGATGGACGGATCGCAGAAGCTGCCCCAGCGCCTGCTCGCGCCCATCGCAGACAGGCTGGCGGCGGGGCAGGGGATCGCCGCGCTGGCGCTGGCCGTCGCGGCCTGGATACGCTGGCAGGCGGGGCGGGACGATGCCGGGCATTCCCATGCCATCGACGATCCGCTGGCGGAGCCGATTGCCGCTGCGCTCCGCCACGCCGACACGCCGGAGACGCGTGTGCAGGCGATCCTGTGTCTGTCCGCCATCGTCCCGCCCGCGCTCGCTGCCGATCCGCGCCTTGCCGATGCACTCACCGGCTGGCTGACCCTGCTGGAAACGCAGGGCGTCCGCGCCACCCTTTCCCGCTTCGCGCGCGACCGGCAGGAAGCTGCCTGA
- a CDS encoding SGNH/GDSL hydrolase family protein, producing MMTRLAWLALPLAMLSPTIAQAKSCQPAWIAAWASAQYKPVGDAVLPPGTLADRTLRQIVRPSVSGDRLRVHFSNLAGAQPLTIAGASIARAPNPASARVDPASIIPLRFDGKADVIIPPGADYLSDPVAMPTHALENIAVSIRYRGEPEQTSHPGSRATSWHLPGDHLADAAMTGAESFDHWFHLSGLEVERCAPARVVVALGDSITDGRGATTNGNDRWTDRLAERLQADPKRRTVAIVNQGIGGNRLLNDGLGPSALARLDRDVLAQPGVTHIILLEGINDLGTLTREAPVSRDAHEAHVARIVGAYRQIVARAHAKGIKVIGATVMPFVGNDYYHANAQNEADRQAVNAWIRQPGNFDAVVDFDAVTRDPARPDRLRPAYDVGDALHPSPAGYKAMGDAIPLSLFD from the coding sequence ATGATGACCCGTCTGGCCTGGCTGGCGCTGCCGCTGGCGATGCTGTCTCCCACGATTGCGCAGGCGAAGAGCTGCCAGCCCGCATGGATTGCCGCCTGGGCCTCTGCCCAATATAAGCCGGTGGGCGACGCGGTGCTGCCGCCCGGCACGCTCGCCGACCGGACGCTGCGGCAGATCGTCCGGCCATCCGTTTCCGGCGATCGCCTCCGCGTGCACTTCTCCAACCTTGCGGGCGCGCAGCCGCTGACGATTGCGGGGGCGAGCATCGCGCGTGCGCCGAACCCGGCGTCCGCCCGCGTCGATCCCGCCAGCATCATCCCGTTGCGCTTCGACGGGAAGGCAGATGTCATCATCCCGCCCGGCGCGGACTATCTTTCCGATCCTGTCGCCATGCCGACGCACGCGCTGGAGAATATCGCGGTGTCGATCCGCTACCGGGGCGAACCCGAACAGACCTCGCATCCCGGATCGCGCGCGACATCGTGGCACCTGCCGGGCGATCATCTGGCGGACGCGGCCATGACCGGAGCGGAAAGTTTCGACCACTGGTTCCACCTGTCGGGCCTTGAAGTGGAGCGCTGCGCTCCTGCCCGCGTCGTCGTCGCGCTGGGCGATTCGATCACGGACGGGCGCGGTGCGACCACCAACGGCAACGACCGCTGGACCGACCGGCTGGCCGAGCGGCTTCAGGCCGACCCGAAGCGCCGCACCGTCGCCATCGTCAATCAGGGGATCGGCGGCAATCGCCTGCTCAATGACGGTCTTGGTCCCAGCGCCCTCGCGCGCCTGGACCGCGACGTGCTGGCGCAGCCGGGGGTGACGCACATCATCCTGCTGGAAGGGATCAACGACCTCGGCACCCTGACCCGCGAAGCGCCGGTCAGCAGGGACGCGCATGAGGCGCATGTCGCCCGCATCGTCGGCGCCTATCGCCAGATCGTTGCACGTGCCCACGCCAAGGGCATCAAGGTCATCGGCGCGACCGTCATGCCCTTCGTCGGCAATGATTATTACCATGCCAACGCACAGAATGAGGCGGACCGGCAGGCGGTCAATGCGTGGATAAGGCAGCCCGGAAATTTCGATGCGGTGGTCGATTTCGACGCGGTGACGCGCGATCCGGCGCGCCCCGACCGCCTGCGCCCGGCCTATGACGTGGGCGACGCGCTGCATCCGTCGCCTGCGGGATACAAGGCGATGGGCGACGCGATCCCGCTCAGCCTTTTCGACTGA
- a CDS encoding Lrp/AsnC family transcriptional regulator, which produces MTYGPDTVDLDEFDRRIVAALVEDGRMSVTDLAATVGLSKTPCQVRLRRLQEKGVIRGFRAIVDPAKLGMDHVAFTEVKLSDTREAALNEFNAAVRRIPEVEECHMLASNFDYLLKVRTADIRRYRAVLGEKISALPHVASTSTFVAMETVMEAGSRRVSRKG; this is translated from the coding sequence ATGACCTATGGACCCGATACAGTCGATCTGGACGAGTTCGACCGGCGTATTGTCGCCGCGCTGGTGGAGGATGGGCGCATGTCCGTCACCGATCTGGCGGCGACGGTCGGCCTGTCCAAGACGCCCTGCCAAGTTCGGCTGCGGCGTTTGCAGGAAAAGGGAGTCATTCGCGGCTTCCGCGCCATCGTCGATCCCGCGAAGCTGGGCATGGACCATGTCGCCTTCACCGAGGTGAAGCTGTCCGACACGCGCGAGGCGGCCCTCAATGAATTCAACGCCGCCGTGCGCCGCATCCCCGAAGTCGAGGAATGCCATATGCTTGCGAGCAATTTCGACTATCTGCTGAAAGTGCGCACCGCCGACATCCGCCGCTATCGCGCCGTGCTGGGCGAGAAGATCAGCGCCCTCCCCCATGTCGCGAGCACATCCACCTTCGTCGCGATGGAAACGGTGATGGAGGCGGGAAGCCGCCGCGTCAGTCGAAAAGGCTGA